Proteins encoded by one window of Cylindrospermum stagnale PCC 7417:
- a CDS encoding cinnamycin family lantibiotic, translated as MPTQNMLTKSPVKYTEHLLQRAIVDAEFRHELLCRPEEFGITKEDLERLPDAVEEQNMTFVELVVESYGNSDIKAAGTCKSGLTYTCDGRDDNPPPGDTCQTTCSFGWTVYCDGNTL; from the coding sequence ATGCCTACTCAAAATATGTTGACCAAATCACCTGTAAAATACACTGAACATTTGTTGCAACGTGCCATTGTCGATGCAGAATTCAGACACGAACTATTGTGTCGTCCTGAAGAGTTCGGTATTACGAAAGAAGATTTGGAACGGCTACCTGATGCTGTTGAAGAACAGAATATGACCTTTGTCGAGTTGGTAGTAGAAAGTTATGGCAACAGTGACATTAAGGCGGCAGGGACTTGTAAATCTGGCTTAACTTATACTTGTGATGGTAGAGATGATAACCCTCCACCTGGTGATACTTGCCAAACTACGTGTAGTTTCGGTTGGACAGTCTACTGTGACGGCAATACTTTGTAA